A section of the Paenibacillus aurantius genome encodes:
- the amaP gene encoding alkaline shock response membrane anchor protein AmaP, whose amino-acid sequence MAKFFDRFLLLLFSLASIIALVSLLLSAFGLIPYDTANAFLINVYRDEATAVAFITCSVILLLIAVRMLILAVRTGGGHAPSIDQRTEFGDIRISMETVENLALKSAGRTRGVKDLKSRVKVIQAGLDIEIRTIVDGETSIPVMTEEIQAAVKEHIEEITGIPVANVSVYVANVVQNAHTFKSRVE is encoded by the coding sequence GTGGCCAAATTCTTCGACAGGTTCCTGTTATTGTTATTCAGTCTTGCCAGCATCATTGCCCTGGTCAGTTTGTTATTGTCGGCCTTTGGCCTCATTCCCTATGATACCGCCAACGCCTTCCTGATCAACGTATACCGGGATGAAGCCACTGCGGTCGCTTTCATTACCTGCTCGGTGATCCTGCTGCTCATCGCCGTCCGGATGCTCATCCTTGCGGTCCGTACGGGAGGCGGTCATGCTCCATCGATTGACCAGCGCACGGAATTTGGAGATATCCGCATTTCCATGGAAACGGTGGAGAACCTGGCCCTGAAATCGGCCGGACGTACGCGCGGCGTGAAGGATTTGAAATCACGGGTCAAGGTCATCCAGGCGGGACTCGATATTGAGATCCGCACCATCGTGGACGGGGAAACCTCCATACCGGTTATGACCGAGGAGATTCAGGCTGCGGTTAAGGAGCATATCGAAGAGATTACGGGAATACCGGTGGCGAACGTTTCGGTTTATGTCGCGAACGTCGTCCAGAATGCCCACACGTTCAAAAGC
- a CDS encoding Asp23/Gls24 family envelope stress response protein, whose amino-acid sequence MSTIIPDYEKTEMGHIQIAPEVIEVIAGLAAVEVRGVAGMSGGFAGGIAELLGRKNLSKGVKVEVGQREAAVDVNIIIEYGYKIPEVAGEIQDNVKRAIESMTGLDVVEVNVHIHDVHFKGMEKPIEEDPTAIRVK is encoded by the coding sequence ATGAGTACGATTATCCCGGATTACGAGAAAACGGAAATGGGCCATATTCAAATCGCCCCCGAGGTTATCGAGGTCATTGCCGGACTGGCTGCCGTTGAAGTAAGAGGGGTTGCCGGAATGAGCGGCGGCTTCGCGGGAGGAATTGCCGAGCTGCTGGGTCGCAAGAACCTCTCCAAAGGCGTCAAGGTGGAAGTAGGCCAGCGGGAAGCTGCGGTTGATGTGAATATTATTATTGAATATGGATACAAAATTCCCGAGGTGGCAGGGGAAATCCAAGACAATGTGAAGCGCGCCATCGAATCCATGACCGGGCTTGACGTGGTGGAAGTGAACGTCCATATCCATGACGTCCACTTCAAAGGAATGGAGAAGCCGATCGAAGAAGACCCTACGGCCATCCGAGTGAAATAA